The Glycine soja cultivar W05 chromosome 15, ASM419377v2, whole genome shotgun sequence region AACCATTATTACAACATgattttggtaaaaataattcgGGTAAAATGTGTTTTAAGTCTCTCAATTTTCAGTTAAAATTGGTCTTAATCCCTAtgctttaaaaataatgatcttcgtcatcataatttttacaattagtgaatttcatcctTTTTTGTGGAATCTAAGATAAGATACTGGGTGAGGAAGAAATTCacccattataaaaaaaaaatacaaggatcaaaataattggttttaaaagaTGAGAACTAAGATCAATTTTGATCGAAAATTGAAGAATCTAGAATacatttcatcaaaaaaattcccatggttCTGTCTTATATAGCCTCTAGAGTGCTAATGATTTTGGATAATGTGGTCCAAACAAAACAGAGAGCTGTGTACCGTTGGATGCTGGAACCTGCAGATCGTGATGCTGTTTTGGCCAATGTTGCCATCAAGAATGGCAGCAAAGGTTACCATGTGATTGTGGAAATTGCTTGTGTGCTTTCAGCTGAAGAGGTCTTGGCAGTGAAGCGTGCCTATCACAACCGTTACAAGAGATCTTTGGAAGAAGATGTAGCTACTAATACCACTGGTGACATTCGCCAGGTAAATATGATTGGCTATCCCAATTGATATTATGTCTTTGTTCCTCTCATTAATCATATAGTTTGACCACTTTAATGTTTTCTGGATTTGTCTCTGCATATGTGCAAGTCATTCAACCATGTATTACCACAATTCACATTATTAACTCTTTTATGCCAACTTAGTAAATAATGATTGGACAGTAGTATAAAAAGATGTTTCTCTTTTTAATTGAGGATGAATCAAAAGCATAGATTTAAATTGTTGTCGCAATTGCAGTTgcagagaacaaaaaaaaaaaagcttgatGTCATGGCCGAAATGGCAATCATAGActgtttttttaaaaccttgatcaCAATCCTTAATATGGCGAACAAATTCGACTCAAAATTGTGATAGTGATAAAAACCACAAAAACTTTAAGGTTGTGGCTGCAATTGTGGTTCAAGACCATTTTTTAAGACTTTGATCAAAAGTACATGCATATGCTTGATGAAATGTTAGGGGTATATGCTAATGGTTTTGAGCCTGTGCTTGGTTTTGGCTTTGTGCAGCTGTTGGTTGGGTTGGTGACCGCATATAGGTATGGTGGAGATGAGATCAATGCAAAATTGGCCAAAACTGAAGCTGATATTCTTCATGAATCTATCAAGGAGAAAAAGGGCAACCATGAAGAAGCCATCAGGATCCTTACTACAAGGAGCAAGACCCAACTTCTGGCAACTTTCAACCGCTACAGAGATGACCATGGCGCTTCTATAACTAAGGTACACAAGAAAAAAGTTCACTCTCTTGATTGTTCTCTTCATGTTtgatcaaaaaattaaaagataaatacttgatatgtgtatatatttatttggtACAGAAATTGTTGGATAATGCATCCACTGACTTTCAGAAGGCATTGCACACTGCTATTAGATGTATCAATGACCACAAAAAGTACTATGAAAAGGTCAGATTCTAATTTTATATCCGCTAGTACGAAGCATCATATAGAAAGAATCATGTTATTCTCTGCTTGCAATTATAAATTGTGTTAGTTGAAATCTAAAGCTTAACAAATCCAAAATTCAGTTGGGCTTGCTCAATACTCTTAACTTTTTGTTCTGATCCAGATTTCCTGATCTTTCACAATTGTGATTCTTGTAAGCATTTTCATGAATAACCAAAGTCATATTATTCTTCTACGTTggcatttgaatttaaattagatTTTGTGCTTAACAATTATGATGTTTTATAGAGGATAAGTCTTGGTACAATTATGATCTTTTTTAGAGGATAAGTCTTGGTAACATTTACTATACATTGATTTACCctttttattatgattatgtATAGGTTCTGCGCAACGCTCTAAAAAATGTTGGAACTGATGAGGATGCACTGACCCGTGTGGTGGTCTCAAGGGCTGAGAAGGACCTCAGGGACATCAAAGAGCGATATTATAAGAGAAACAGTGTTCACCTTGAGGATGCAGTGGCCAAGGAAATCTCAGGGGACTACAAGAAATTCATCCTCACTCTGTTGGGGAAGGAAGATTGATGTGATTGCTCTCTAGCTAAGGACATATCTTATAGTATTTGGTTATGCTGGTTTCTTGTGCTGTGATTTGGTTAATTTCCCTACTTTGAGTATGCTTTTATGAGTGCTGTATCTCAC contains the following coding sequences:
- the LOC114386735 gene encoding annexin-like protein RJ4 isoform X1, which encodes MATLIAPITFSPGLDAEALRKAFQGWGTDEKTVIAILGHRNVHQRQQIRKIYEEIYQEDLIKRLESELSGDFERAVYRWMLEPADRDAVLANVAIKNGSKGYHVIVEIACVLSAEEVLAVKRAYHNRYKRSLEEDVATNTTGDIRQLLVGLVTAYRYGGDEINAKLAKTEADILHESIKEKKGNHEEAIRILTTRSKTQLLATFNRYRDDHGASITKKLLDNASTDFQKALHTAIRCINDHKKYYEKVLRNALKNVGTDEDALTRVVVSRAEKDLRDIKERYYKRNSVHLEDAVAKEISGDYKKFILTLLGKED
- the LOC114386735 gene encoding annexin-like protein RJ4 isoform X2; translated protein: MATLVAPNQKSPVEDVEALHKAFKGWGTDEKTVIAILGHRNVHQRQQIRKIYEEIYQEDLIKRLESELSGDFERAVYRWMLEPADRDAVLANVAIKNGSKGYHVIVEIACVLSAEEVLAVKRAYHNRYKRSLEEDVATNTTGDIRQLLVGLVTAYRYGGDEINAKLAKTEADILHESIKEKKGNHEEAIRILTTRSKTQLLATFNRYRDDHGASITKKLLDNASTDFQKALHTAIRCINDHKKYYEKVLRNALKNVGTDEDALTRVVVSRAEKDLRDIKERYYKRNSVHLEDAVAKEISGDYKKFILTLLGKED